Proteins encoded in a region of the Sparus aurata chromosome 6, fSpaAur1.1, whole genome shotgun sequence genome:
- the LOC115582680 gene encoding leucine-rich repeat neuronal protein 1-like: MALSSQPWPPLLWLCSGLLLSSLSPTQGKECPRLCVCEIRPWFTPQSTYKEATTVDCNDLRLTHIPTNLSTDTQVLLLQSNAISHTSGELDVLFNLTELDLSQNNFSTVEAVGLSSMNHLTTLHLEENQITQLPDHCLGNLSNLQELYINHNQINSISPRAFAGLHSLLRLHLNSNRLHVIDSRWFEQTPNLEILMIGENPVIGLLDMNFKPLGRLRSLVLAGMDLTDVPANAFVGLDNLESISFYDNKLVRIPQLSLQKVPNLKFLDLNKNPVHKIQEGDFRNMLHLKELGINNMMELVSIDRFALDNLPELTKLEATNNPKLSYVHRLAFRDMPSLESLMLNNNALTALYQHTVEVLPNLREISLHSNPLRCDCVIQWMSSNRTTVRFMEPLAMLCTSPSELKGQRVRGLRLLESSEQCLPLISHNTFPSHLNLELGMSVSLDCRATAEPEPEIYWVTPLGTKITIDTVSERYHLSTEGTLRLFHVQVEDSGHYTCVAQNTEGADTQVATVRVNGTLLDSAQVMKIYVKQTESHSILVSWKVNSNVMSSNLKWASATMKIDNPHITYTARVPVDVHEYNLTHLQPATEYEVCLTVSNVHLQTHKSCVNVTTRSATFALDLSDQHPSAAVLAVMAAMLAFLSLATVGVYMARRWKRKNYHHSLKKYMLKTSSIPLNELYPPLINLWETDGEKDKDGSTEGKPSPVDTTRSYYMW, from the coding sequence ATGGCGCTCAGCTCGCAGCCTTGGCCTCCTCTGCTCTGGCTGTGCTCGGGATTGCTTCTTTCCTCTCTGTCGCCCACACAGGGCAAAGAATGTCCACGTTTGTGTGTATGCGAGATCCGCCCTTGGTTCACCCCTCAGTCGACGTACAAGGAAGCTACCACAGTGGACTGCAATGACTTGAGGCTCACGCACATCCCTACCAACCTGTCCACAGACACTCAGGTGTTACTGCTCCAAAGTAATGCCATCTCTCACACCAGTGGAGAGCTGGACGTGCTGTTCAACTTGACTGAGCTGGATCTATCACAGAACAACTTCAGCACTGTGGAAGCTGTGGGCCTCTCAAGCATGAACCATCTGACCACCCTGCATCTCGAGGAGAACCAGATCACCCAGCTGCCAGACCATTGCCTGGGAAACCTCTCCAATCTCCAGGAGCTTTACATCAACCACAACCAGATAAACTCCATATCCCCTCGAGCATTTGCAGGCCTACACAGCCTGCTGCGGCTTCATCTTAACTCCAACAGGCTCCATGTCATAGATAGCCGTTGGTTTGAACAAACACCCAACCTCGAGATTCTAATGATCGGTGAGAACCCAGTTATCGGCCTCCTGGACATGAACTTTAAGCCTCTAGGAAGACTGAGGAGTCTGGTTCTGGCTGGCATGGACCTTACTGATGTTCCGGCAAATGCATTTGTAGGTTTGGACAACCTTGAAAGCATTTCTTTCTATGACAACAAACTGGTCAGAATTCCTCAACTATCCCTTCAAAAAGTTCCCAATCTGAAATTCTTGGATTTAAACAAAAATCCCGTTCATAAAATCCAGGAAGGAGATTTCCGGAACATGTTACACCTGAAGGAGCTGGGTATCAACAACATGATGGAGTTAGTGTCAATTGACCGCTTCGCTCTGGACAACCTACCAGAGCTGACAAAGCTGGAGGCGACCAACAACCCTAAACTGTCTTATGTGCACAGGTTGGCCTTTAGGGACATGCCCTCCTTGGAGAGCCTGATGCTTAACAATAATGCCCTCACTGCCCTTTACCAGCACACTGTGGAGGTGCTGCCTAATCTGCGTGAGATCAGTCTGCATAGCAACCCATTGCGTTGTGACTGTGTCATTCAGTGGATGAGTTCGAACAGGACCACAGTGCGCTTCATGGAGCCGCTTGCCATGCTGTGCACCTCCCCATCAGAGCTCAAAGGCCAGCGAGTTCGAGGGCTAAGGCTTCTGGAGTCCTCAGAGCAATGCCTCCCGCTCATTTCCCACAACACCTTCCCCAGTCACCTGAACCTCGAGCTGGGCATGAGTGTCAGCCTTGACTGCAGGGCCACGGCTGAACCCGAGCCTGAGATCTACTGGGTGACTCCTCTTGGGACAAAAATCACAATAGACACTGTTTCAGAGAGGTACCACTTGAGCACTGAGGGAACACTGCGGCTGTTTCATGTTCAGGTGGAGGATTCTGGTCATTACACCTGTGTGGCCCAGAACACAGAAGGAGCTGACACACAGGTCGCCACCGTCCGTGTAAATGGCACCCTGCTGGACAGCGCGCAGGTGATGAAGATTTACGTCAAGCAGACTGAATCGCACTCGATCCTGGTTTCCTGGAAGGTCAATTCTAACGTCATGTCCTCCAACCTGAAGTGGGCCTCAGCCACCATGAAGATTGACAATCCGCACATCACCTACACAGCTCGTGTCCCTGTAGACGTTCACGAGTACAACCTCACACACCTTCAACCTGCCACTGAGTACGAGGTGTGCCTTACAGTCTCAAATGtccacctgcagacacacaagtCTTGTGTTAACGTGACAACACGTAGCGCTACCTTCGCCCTTGACCTGTCTGACCAGCACCCGAGTGCAGCGGTGCTGGCTGTCATGGCGGCCATGCTGGCCTTCCTTAGTCTTGCCACTGTGGGTGTCTACATGGCCCGCAGATGGAAGAGGAAAAACTACCACCACTCCCTGAAGAAATACATGCTGAAGACTTCCTCCATCCCCCTGAACGAGCTTTACCCTCCACTCATCAACCTGTGGGAGACCGATGGTGAGAAGGACAAAGATGGCAGCACAGAGGGAAAACCCTCCCCTGTTGACACCACACGTAGTTATTACATGTGGTGA